One genomic segment of Bradyrhizobium diazoefficiens includes these proteins:
- a CDS encoding ubiquinone biosynthesis hydroxylase produces MSVQGSIVIGGGAFAGLALALALRQGLGPEIPVIVADPALGTRPSRDPRATAIVAACRRLFEAIGAWDDVRGEAQPILDMVVTDSKLEDATRPVFLNFAGDVAPGEPFAHMIENRRLIDALVVRAEAEGIDLRATVVSSYDARPEGIEVTLGDGSAVAASLLVAADGAKSKLRERAGIVTHGWEYDQSGIVVTVGHERDHEGRAEEHFLPAGPFAILPLSGKRSSLVWTERRAEAARIVALSEGEFHAELEQRFGLHLGEVKALDKPRAFPLSYFVARSFIAERLALVGDSAHVIHPIAGQGLNMGLKDVAALAEVVVDAARLGMDLGGADVLERYQRWRRFDTMAMGVATNSLNFLFSNQSTLLRTVRDIGLGLVDRAPPLKNLFIRQAAGLTGEVPRLLKGEAL; encoded by the coding sequence ATGTCGGTACAGGGTAGCATTGTCATCGGCGGCGGCGCGTTTGCGGGCCTGGCGCTGGCTCTGGCGCTACGCCAGGGGCTCGGGCCCGAGATTCCCGTCATCGTCGCCGACCCCGCGCTCGGCACGCGGCCGAGCCGCGATCCGCGCGCGACCGCGATCGTGGCCGCCTGCCGCCGCCTGTTCGAGGCGATCGGCGCCTGGGACGACGTCAGGGGCGAGGCCCAGCCGATCCTCGACATGGTCGTGACCGATTCGAAGCTGGAGGACGCCACCCGTCCGGTGTTCCTGAACTTTGCCGGCGATGTCGCGCCGGGCGAGCCGTTCGCGCATATGATCGAGAACCGCCGCCTGATCGATGCGCTGGTGGTGCGGGCCGAGGCCGAGGGCATCGATCTCCGCGCGACCGTTGTATCCTCTTACGATGCGCGTCCCGAAGGCATCGAGGTGACACTCGGCGACGGCAGCGCCGTCGCGGCCAGCCTTCTTGTCGCCGCCGATGGTGCGAAGTCGAAGCTGCGCGAGCGCGCCGGCATCGTCACCCATGGTTGGGAGTACGACCAGTCCGGCATCGTCGTCACCGTCGGCCACGAGCGCGATCACGAGGGCCGCGCCGAAGAGCACTTTCTGCCCGCAGGCCCGTTCGCGATCCTGCCGCTATCCGGCAAGCGGTCCTCGCTGGTGTGGACCGAGCGCCGGGCTGAGGCCGCGCGCATCGTTGCGCTGAGCGAGGGCGAGTTTCACGCCGAGCTCGAGCAGCGCTTCGGCCTGCATCTCGGCGAGGTCAAAGCGCTCGACAAGCCGCGCGCATTCCCGCTGTCCTATTTCGTTGCACGCTCCTTCATCGCCGAGCGCCTGGCGCTGGTCGGCGATTCCGCCCATGTCATTCACCCCATTGCGGGCCAGGGCCTCAACATGGGGCTGAAGGACGTCGCCGCGCTGGCGGAAGTCGTCGTCGATGCCGCGCGGCTCGGCATGGATCTCGGCGGTGCCGACGTGCTCGAGCGCTATCAGCGCTGGCGCCGTTTCGACACCATGGCGATGGGCGTTGCCACCAACTCGCTGAACTTCCTGTTCTCCAATCAGTCGACCTTGCTGCGCACCGTCCGCGACATCGGCCTCGGCCTCGTCGACCGCGCGCCTCCGCTGAAAAATCTCTTCATCCGCCAGGCCGCCGGGCTGACGGGCGAGGTGCCAAGGCTGTTGAAGGGCGAGGCGTTGTAA
- a CDS encoding Trm112 family protein produces MNAPTERPEPSVDPKLLEILVCPLTKGPLEFDAAKQELISRSAKLAYPIRDGIPIMLPEEARKID; encoded by the coding sequence ATGAACGCGCCCACCGAACGCCCCGAACCCAGTGTCGATCCCAAATTGCTGGAGATCCTGGTCTGCCCGCTGACCAAGGGTCCGCTGGAGTTTGACGCCGCAAAGCAGGAACTGATCTCGCGCAGCGCCAAGCTCGCTTATCCGATCCGCGACGGCATTCCGATCATGCTGCCGGAAGAGGCCAGGAAGATCGATTGA
- a CDS encoding TetR/AcrR family transcriptional regulator, with protein MAEQLSADDWINQGLKALAKSGFTALKADPLAKAMGVSRGSFYWHFADLGAFHAAILKRWREIAAEQIIADVEAASGEPLKALLRRSFGARLDLERAVRNWAAFDAAAQAAVRAIDRRRIDYIEALLAKRGLAPAPAQARAQILYWTFLGFALSGTPVPAARLQGLIDELLRMVSA; from the coding sequence ATGGCCGAGCAGCTTTCCGCCGACGACTGGATCAATCAGGGCCTCAAGGCACTCGCCAAAAGCGGCTTCACCGCACTGAAGGCCGATCCGCTGGCGAAAGCCATGGGCGTGTCGCGCGGCAGTTTCTATTGGCATTTCGCCGATCTCGGCGCGTTCCACGCCGCCATTCTGAAGCGCTGGCGCGAGATCGCGGCCGAGCAGATCATCGCCGATGTTGAGGCCGCCAGCGGCGAGCCGCTCAAGGCGCTGCTGCGAAGGTCCTTTGGCGCGCGGCTCGACCTCGAGCGGGCCGTGCGCAACTGGGCCGCGTTCGATGCGGCCGCGCAAGCCGCGGTCCGCGCGATCGACCGCCGCAGGATCGACTATATCGAGGCCTTGCTCGCAAAGCGCGGGCTCGCACCCGCGCCGGCGCAGGCGCGCGCGCAGATCCTGTACTGGACATTTCTCGGCTTTGCCCTGTCGGGCACGCCGGTGCCGGCGGCGCGGCTCCAGGGCCTGATCGACGAGCTGCTGCGGATGGTTTCCGCCTGA
- a CDS encoding PepSY domain-containing protein encodes MKVIRVVAIALTVGIGMSSAAMADGFKNCTKIDKASWKPASEAEAKAKAAGYEVRRSKIEGSCYEVYGVKEGKLYELFYSPEDLSLKHTIAK; translated from the coding sequence GTGAAGGTCATTCGTGTTGTTGCCATTGCACTGACGGTCGGGATCGGCATGAGCTCGGCGGCGATGGCCGACGGTTTCAAGAACTGCACCAAGATCGATAAGGCGTCATGGAAGCCGGCCAGCGAAGCCGAAGCCAAGGCCAAGGCGGCCGGCTACGAGGTGCGGCGCTCCAAGATCGAAGGCTCGTGCTATGAGGTCTACGGCGTCAAGGAAGGCAAGCTCTACGAGCTGTTCTACAGCCCGGAAGATCTGAGCCTGAAGCACACGATCGCCAAATGA
- a CDS encoding cytochrome b/b6 domain-containing protein: MIDEAVPDTRGASDRTPVDRIASRTVAVWDLPLRLWHWALAASILAAWFTPTVYDRLHRILGYTVLAFVAFRLVWGFCGSRYSRFRMIGVRLRAAPGYLLNLRRGITGRYIGLNPAGTLMLVALLLSIAVSAITGAMSVTVTFFGVWWVEDTHHYSSDAVMVLVVLHVLGVVLMSLLQRENLIRAMITGRKRIRHHQ; encoded by the coding sequence TTGATCGACGAAGCGGTGCCAGACACGCGCGGGGCGTCCGACAGGACCCCCGTGGATCGAATTGCATCGCGGACGGTCGCCGTCTGGGACCTCCCGCTGCGCCTGTGGCACTGGGCTCTCGCGGCCAGCATCCTGGCCGCGTGGTTCACCCCCACCGTCTATGACCGACTTCATCGCATCCTCGGCTATACGGTGCTCGCCTTCGTCGCCTTCCGCCTGGTCTGGGGGTTTTGCGGCAGCCGCTATTCGCGCTTCCGCATGATCGGCGTCAGGCTGCGTGCCGCGCCAGGCTATCTCCTGAATCTGCGCCGCGGCATCACGGGCCGCTATATCGGGCTCAATCCCGCCGGCACCTTGATGCTGGTAGCGCTGCTGCTGTCGATTGCCGTCTCTGCCATCACAGGCGCGATGTCGGTGACCGTGACCTTCTTCGGCGTGTGGTGGGTCGAGGACACCCACCACTATTCATCGGACGCGGTCATGGTGCTGGTGGTGCTCCACGTTCTGGGCGTGGTGCTGATGAGCCTGCTCCAGCGCGAGAACCTGATCCGCGCGATGATCACCGGCCGCAAGCGTATCCGGCATCATCAGTGA
- a CDS encoding FMN-binding protein, giving the protein MNWVRYTLPAAAILSAASPAYAVRYLSIEEAQKEAFPSATHFSEVQAGRVWKAEAGGKVVGFFVFDRVVGKHLFIDYAVALTPAGAVHKVEILEYRESYGGDIRSPSWLAQFVGKTAGSALKINGDIRNIAGATLSSTHVTEGVKRILAAYGNRLR; this is encoded by the coding sequence ATGAACTGGGTTCGATATACCCTGCCGGCGGCGGCGATCTTGTCTGCCGCCTCTCCCGCTTATGCTGTTCGGTATCTGTCGATCGAGGAAGCCCAGAAGGAGGCTTTTCCGTCCGCGACACATTTTTCCGAGGTCCAGGCGGGCCGCGTCTGGAAGGCCGAAGCCGGCGGCAAGGTCGTCGGCTTCTTCGTGTTCGACCGGGTCGTCGGCAAGCACCTTTTCATCGACTACGCGGTGGCACTGACGCCGGCGGGGGCCGTCCACAAGGTCGAGATCCTGGAATATCGGGAATCGTATGGCGGCGACATCAGGAGCCCGAGCTGGCTCGCGCAGTTCGTCGGCAAGACCGCCGGCAGCGCGCTCAAGATCAACGGCGACATCAGGAATATCGCCGGGGCGACGCTGTCGTCGACCCATGTCACCGAAGGTGTGAAAAGAATATTGGCGGCCTATGGCAATCGTCTCCGATAG
- a CDS encoding FAD:protein FMN transferase, translated as MESAIGAAFDAVAQVHRLMSFHEPDSDVSRLNREAGTRPVSVHAWTFRVLETAVELHRCSGGCFDIAIAPALQAIGLLPPLKDKSAPILRSPDAIELLPEREVRFRSTDVAIDLGGIAKGFAVDRAVVVLRDLGIPRGMVNAGGDLRAFGAQTHTVHIRNPRHPSRSICRIEVTDEALASTARRVDLVDGGGSGSSAVIDPATQRPVSLIDGVTVRARSCMVADALTKVVMISGTDAGELLESYRADALLISTDGGVQITSDWHHAVHLAA; from the coding sequence ATGGAGAGCGCCATCGGCGCCGCATTCGATGCCGTGGCGCAGGTGCATCGACTGATGAGCTTTCATGAGCCGGATAGCGATGTCAGTCGGCTCAACCGCGAAGCCGGCACACGCCCCGTGAGCGTTCATGCGTGGACGTTTCGGGTGCTCGAGACGGCCGTCGAGCTGCATCGATGCTCTGGCGGGTGTTTTGACATCGCCATCGCACCGGCGTTGCAGGCCATCGGCTTGTTGCCGCCGCTGAAGGACAAGTCGGCGCCGATATTGCGCTCTCCCGACGCGATCGAGCTGCTTCCGGAGCGGGAGGTTCGCTTTCGCTCGACGGATGTCGCAATTGACCTTGGCGGCATCGCGAAGGGTTTTGCCGTCGACCGCGCGGTGGTCGTGCTGCGCGACCTCGGCATTCCCCGCGGCATGGTGAACGCCGGCGGCGACCTTCGGGCCTTTGGCGCTCAGACGCACACCGTTCACATCCGCAATCCCCGCCATCCGAGCCGATCGATCTGCCGTATCGAGGTGACAGATGAGGCGTTGGCCTCAACGGCGCGCCGCGTCGACCTGGTCGACGGCGGCGGGTCGGGCAGTTCGGCGGTCATTGATCCTGCAACTCAGAGGCCGGTGAGCCTGATCGACGGCGTCACGGTTCGGGCGCGCTCCTGCATGGTTGCCGACGCCTTGACCAAGGTTGTCATGATCTCCGGGACCGATGCAGGCGAACTGCTCGAGTCCTATCGCGCGGATGCCCTGCTGATCTCCACGGACGGCGGCGTTCAAATCACGTCCGACTGGCATCACGCGGTGCACCTTGCGGCTTAG
- a CDS encoding LON peptidase substrate-binding domain-containing protein, producing MPINIEYRGPGDLPEIIPMFPLPGALLLPRGQMPLNIFEPRYLAMVDDALRDGHRLIGMIQPDVAHSPKDSDKPALFRVGCVGRITQLAESGDGRYILELTGVSRFKVVEELEVLTAYRQCKVDFFAFVDDFTARMGEDDVDREALLSVLADFLKANNLKVDWEGVESAPNEALVNALAMMSPYGPAEKQAMLEAPDLKTRAEILIAVTEMDLAKKRTSGDPPLQ from the coding sequence ATGCCGATCAACATCGAATATCGCGGGCCCGGCGACCTTCCGGAGATCATTCCGATGTTTCCGCTGCCCGGCGCGCTCTTGCTGCCGCGCGGCCAGATGCCGCTCAACATTTTCGAACCGCGCTATCTCGCGATGGTCGACGATGCCCTCCGCGACGGCCATCGCCTGATCGGCATGATCCAGCCTGACGTGGCGCACTCGCCGAAGGATTCGGACAAGCCGGCGCTGTTCCGCGTCGGCTGTGTCGGCCGCATCACCCAGCTCGCCGAATCCGGTGACGGCCGCTATATCCTCGAGCTCACCGGCGTCTCGCGCTTCAAGGTGGTCGAGGAGCTCGAGGTGCTCACCGCCTACCGGCAATGCAAGGTGGATTTCTTCGCCTTCGTCGACGATTTCACCGCGCGCATGGGCGAAGACGACGTCGATCGCGAGGCGCTGCTTTCCGTGCTGGCAGACTTCCTGAAGGCCAACAACCTCAAGGTCGATTGGGAAGGCGTCGAAAGCGCGCCCAACGAGGCGCTGGTCAACGCGCTGGCGATGATGTCGCCCTATGGCCCGGCGGAAAAGCAGGCCATGCTGGAAGCACCGGATCTCAAGACCCGCGCCGAGATCCTGATCGCCGTCACCGAAATGGACCTCGCCAAGAAGCGCACCAGCGGCGATCCGCCGTTGCAGTGA
- the trxA gene encoding thioredoxin, producing MTIIDQGNGAAVPAAADLIKDTTTQTFVKDVIEESKRQPVLIDFWAEWCGPCKQLTPVLEKAVKAAKGKVKLVKMNIDQHPAIPGQMGIQSIPAVIAFVNGQPADGFMGAVPESQVNAFIERLTKGVTAPGEVNVAEIVQEAEAALAEGDAAAAAQIYAEALQHDSTNIAALAGLAKCYAVSGAMEQAKQTLAMVPESKRNDPAVKAVQTTIDLAEQAEQLGPVTELEQKVAANPLDHQARFDLATALNAQGNRAAATEQLLEIIKRDRKWNDDGARKQLVQFFEAWGGTDDATIEGRKRLSTILFS from the coding sequence GTGACGATCATCGACCAGGGTAACGGAGCCGCAGTCCCGGCTGCGGCCGATCTGATCAAGGACACCACCACCCAGACCTTCGTGAAGGACGTCATCGAGGAATCGAAGCGCCAGCCGGTGCTGATCGACTTCTGGGCGGAGTGGTGCGGCCCCTGCAAGCAGCTCACCCCCGTGCTGGAAAAGGCGGTCAAGGCGGCCAAGGGCAAGGTCAAGCTGGTGAAGATGAACATCGACCAGCACCCGGCGATCCCGGGCCAGATGGGCATCCAGTCGATCCCGGCCGTGATCGCCTTCGTCAACGGCCAGCCTGCCGACGGTTTCATGGGTGCGGTGCCGGAAAGTCAGGTCAACGCCTTTATCGAGCGGTTGACCAAGGGCGTCACCGCGCCCGGCGAGGTCAATGTCGCCGAGATCGTGCAGGAGGCCGAAGCGGCGCTCGCCGAGGGCGATGCCGCGGCCGCCGCGCAGATCTACGCCGAGGCGCTCCAGCACGATTCGACCAACATCGCCGCCCTGGCCGGCCTTGCGAAATGCTATGCCGTCTCCGGCGCAATGGAGCAGGCCAAGCAGACGCTGGCCATGGTGCCGGAATCCAAGCGCAACGACCCCGCGGTGAAAGCCGTGCAGACCACGATCGATCTGGCCGAGCAGGCGGAGCAGCTCGGGCCGGTCACTGAACTGGAACAGAAAGTCGCCGCAAACCCGCTCGATCATCAGGCGCGATTCGACCTTGCGACCGCGCTGAATGCGCAGGGCAACCGGGCGGCAGCCACCGAGCAGCTGCTCGAGATCATCAAGCGCGACCGCAAGTGGAACGATGACGGCGCCCGCAAGCAGCTGGTGCAGTTCTTCGAGGCCTGGGGCGGCACGGATGATGCAACCATCGAGGGGCGCAAGCGCTTGTCGACGATCCTGTTTTCATAG
- a CDS encoding NAD-dependent epimerase/dehydratase family protein, with amino-acid sequence MTVLVTGSAGHLGEAILRTLRGRGSAARGIDLKRSPFTDAVGSIVDPGFVRRQMDGVTAVIHTATLHKPHVATHSKQDFVDTNVTGTLNLLEAAAAVGVRSFVFTSTTSAFGSQLRREAGQTAVWVTEDLPPVPKNIYGTTKLMAETLCELFFRERGLPVVVLRTSRFFPEDDDDPAMRSAYPLDNAQANELLYRRLDIADAVSAHLLAVERAPKLGFARYIVSATSPFEPRHLAALARDAAGVVRELYPDCIELYAARGWRLFPAIDPVYVNERARRELGWRPEFDFAHVLQSLGAGQDFRSTLAREVGSKGYHDTAFDGGPYPVVP; translated from the coding sequence ATGACAGTTCTGGTTACGGGCAGCGCGGGCCACCTTGGCGAGGCCATCCTCCGAACGCTCCGCGGGCGCGGTTCCGCGGCGCGCGGGATCGACCTGAAGCGATCCCCCTTCACCGACGCCGTCGGCTCGATCGTCGACCCGGGCTTCGTGCGGCGCCAGATGGACGGCGTCACCGCCGTGATCCACACCGCGACGCTGCACAAGCCGCACGTGGCGACCCACAGCAAGCAGGATTTTGTCGACACCAACGTCACCGGCACGCTCAACCTGCTCGAGGCGGCCGCCGCCGTCGGCGTGCGCAGCTTCGTCTTCACCAGCACCACCAGTGCGTTCGGCTCGCAGCTTCGCCGTGAGGCCGGACAGACTGCGGTGTGGGTCACCGAGGATCTGCCGCCGGTGCCGAAGAACATCTATGGCACCACAAAGCTGATGGCGGAGACTCTGTGCGAGCTGTTCTTTCGCGAGCGCGGTTTGCCGGTCGTCGTGCTGCGGACCTCGCGCTTCTTTCCGGAAGACGATGACGATCCCGCGATGCGGTCGGCCTACCCGCTGGACAACGCGCAGGCCAATGAGCTGCTCTATCGCCGGCTGGATATCGCGGACGCGGTGAGCGCCCATCTGCTCGCTGTCGAGCGCGCGCCAAAGCTCGGTTTCGCCCGGTACATCGTCTCGGCCACCAGCCCGTTCGAGCCGCGCCATCTCGCGGCACTTGCGCGCGATGCAGCCGGTGTCGTGCGCGAGCTCTATCCGGATTGCATTGAGCTCTATGCGGCGCGCGGCTGGCGGCTCTTCCCTGCGATCGACCCCGTCTATGTCAACGAACGCGCCCGGCGCGAACTGGGCTGGCGGCCGGAGTTCGACTTCGCACATGTGCTGCAGAGCCTGGGTGCGGGACAGGATTTTCGCAGTACGCTGGCGCGTGAGGTCGGCTCGAAAGGCTATCATGACACGGCGTTTGACGGCGGACCCTACCCGGTCGTTCCGTAG
- a CDS encoding PQQ-dependent sugar dehydrogenase: MTSMFHRSVLALAAVALLAGTSAGNAQQQQDKNRTLKKYESGTKEFWTHPPDDWFLGDETEAQKGLAPPSGPPTGASDAELATIVNKVKLPPGFKMEVYASGVLAARQMAWGDKGTLFVGSFGLGNVYAIKDSNGKKEVKTILKGLNMPTGLAVKDGALYVIAVDKLIRYDDIENKLDNPGEGKVVYDDMPSYAAHGWKYIAVDKDGWFFLPFGPPFNVGIPPTSVSQIRRVDPKTGNAEIWALGVRNSVGGDVDPRTGKYWFTENARDWVSDDLPSDKLNMINKIGEHFGYPYCHQGDLPDPKFAMGHKCSEFTPPVLNLGAHVAPLGMKFYTGDQFPPEYKNNILIAEHGSWNRHKYQGARIVRVIVDPDGKNAKEEVFASGWLEGDQGYLGRPDDIVLAKDGSILVADDWAGAIYRISYSKN, translated from the coding sequence ATGACATCGATGTTCCATCGATCCGTGTTGGCGCTTGCGGCCGTGGCCCTTCTTGCGGGAACCAGCGCCGGCAATGCGCAGCAGCAGCAGGACAAGAACAGGACGCTGAAGAAGTACGAATCCGGCACCAAGGAATTCTGGACCCATCCGCCGGATGACTGGTTCCTCGGCGATGAGACCGAGGCGCAGAAGGGCCTCGCGCCGCCCTCGGGTCCGCCGACCGGCGCGTCCGACGCCGAGCTCGCCACCATCGTCAACAAGGTCAAGCTGCCGCCGGGCTTCAAGATGGAGGTCTACGCCTCGGGCGTGCTGGCCGCGCGGCAGATGGCCTGGGGTGACAAGGGCACGCTGTTCGTCGGCTCGTTCGGCCTCGGCAACGTCTATGCCATCAAGGACAGCAACGGCAAGAAGGAGGTCAAGACCATCCTCAAGGGGCTGAACATGCCCACGGGTCTCGCCGTCAAGGACGGCGCGCTCTACGTCATCGCCGTCGACAAGCTGATCCGCTACGACGACATCGAAAACAAGCTCGACAATCCCGGCGAGGGCAAGGTCGTCTACGACGACATGCCGTCCTATGCCGCGCATGGCTGGAAGTACATCGCGGTCGACAAGGACGGCTGGTTCTTCCTGCCGTTCGGACCGCCCTTCAACGTCGGCATTCCCCCGACCAGCGTCTCGCAGATCCGGCGCGTCGATCCCAAGACCGGCAATGCCGAAATCTGGGCGCTCGGCGTTCGCAACTCGGTCGGCGGCGACGTCGATCCGCGCACCGGCAAATACTGGTTCACCGAAAATGCCCGCGACTGGGTCAGCGATGATCTGCCCTCGGACAAGCTGAACATGATCAACAAGATCGGCGAGCATTTCGGCTACCCCTACTGCCACCAGGGCGACCTTCCCGATCCGAAGTTCGCGATGGGCCACAAATGCTCCGAGTTCACGCCGCCCGTGCTCAACCTCGGCGCGCATGTCGCTCCGCTCGGCATGAAGTTCTATACCGGCGACCAGTTTCCGCCCGAGTACAAGAACAACATCCTGATCGCCGAGCACGGCTCCTGGAATCGTCACAAGTACCAGGGCGCGCGGATCGTGCGCGTGATCGTCGATCCGGACGGCAAGAACGCCAAGGAGGAGGTGTTCGCATCCGGCTGGCTCGAGGGCGACCAGGGCTATCTCGGCCGTCCCGATGACATCGTCCTCGCCAAGGACGGCTCGATCCTCGTCGCGGACGACTGGGCCGGCGCGATCTATCGCATCAGCTACAGCAAGAACTAG
- a CDS encoding c-type cytochrome → MRVVRFGILSAALLLAPAAQAADDTAIKEKAAVCSGCHGENGISQTENIPSLAGQPDQFIQWQLVFFRAGSRKNEQMQPIAEEIANEDIRNFGAYFAQMTPRKAEEDKDPDLSKKGAQVAAGRRCASCHTESFAGTKAVARLAGQREEYLVKALHDYKAGGRVGGGVAAMADVAYHMSDEEITAVSHYLAYFK, encoded by the coding sequence ATGCGGGTCGTTCGGTTTGGAATTCTGTCTGCGGCACTCCTGCTCGCGCCGGCGGCCCAGGCCGCCGACGATACCGCCATCAAGGAGAAGGCCGCCGTCTGCTCCGGCTGCCACGGCGAGAACGGCATCTCGCAGACCGAGAACATCCCTTCGCTGGCCGGCCAGCCGGATCAATTCATCCAATGGCAGCTGGTGTTCTTCCGCGCCGGCTCGCGCAAGAACGAGCAGATGCAGCCGATCGCCGAGGAGATCGCCAACGAGGACATCCGCAATTTCGGCGCTTATTTCGCGCAGATGACGCCGCGGAAGGCAGAGGAAGACAAGGACCCTGACCTGTCGAAAAAAGGCGCGCAGGTCGCCGCCGGCCGCCGCTGCGCCTCATGCCATACGGAGAGCTTTGCCGGCACCAAGGCCGTCGCCCGGCTTGCGGGTCAACGCGAGGAATATCTGGTTAAGGCGCTGCACGACTACAAGGCCGGCGGGCGCGTCGGCGGCGGCGTCGCCGCGATGGCCGATGTCGCCTATCACATGAGCGATGAGGAGATCACCGCTGTGTCGCACTATCTCGCGTACTTCAAATAG
- the panE gene encoding 2-dehydropantoate 2-reductase, which translates to MRILVVGAGAIGGYFGGRLLQAGRDVTFLVRPRRASELASAGLVIRSPNGDVTLKNPPTVQADALKDKFDVVLLSCKAFDLDDAIISFTPAVGPNTAIIPMLNGMKQLDTLDQKFGRDRVLGGLCAIAATLNEKREVVQLQPMQSLSYGERDGKLSDRIKAIDETFKGAIDGAAASQNIMQDMWEKWVFLSSLAASTCLMRTSVGNILAAPGGRDFLLGMLDETSAIATASGYTPGGPFFERVKGNLTTEGSPMTASMFRDIKAGLPVEADHVIGDLIARADSAKVPVPKLRIAYTHLKAYEKQRVS; encoded by the coding sequence ATGCGTATCCTCGTGGTCGGCGCCGGCGCGATCGGCGGCTATTTCGGCGGCAGGCTGTTGCAGGCCGGCCGCGATGTCACCTTCCTGGTCCGGCCGCGCCGCGCCAGCGAGCTCGCCAGCGCCGGCCTCGTCATCAGAAGCCCGAATGGCGACGTGACCCTGAAGAATCCGCCGACCGTGCAGGCGGACGCACTCAAGGACAAGTTCGACGTCGTGCTGCTCAGCTGCAAGGCGTTCGACCTCGACGACGCCATCATCTCGTTCACCCCGGCGGTCGGGCCGAACACCGCGATCATCCCCATGCTCAACGGCATGAAGCAGCTCGACACGCTCGACCAGAAGTTCGGTAGGGATCGCGTGCTCGGCGGCCTCTGCGCCATCGCCGCGACCCTCAACGAGAAGCGGGAAGTGGTGCAGCTCCAGCCGATGCAGTCGCTTAGTTACGGCGAACGCGACGGCAAACTGTCGGACCGCATCAAGGCGATCGACGAGACGTTCAAGGGCGCCATCGATGGCGCCGCCGCCAGCCAGAACATCATGCAGGACATGTGGGAGAAGTGGGTGTTCCTGTCCTCGCTGGCCGCAAGCACCTGCCTGATGCGCACCTCCGTCGGCAACATCCTGGCCGCGCCCGGCGGCCGGGACTTCCTGCTCGGCATGCTCGATGAGACCAGCGCGATCGCCACGGCTTCCGGCTACACGCCAGGCGGCCCGTTCTTCGAGCGCGTGAAGGGCAATCTGACGACGGAGGGTTCACCGATGACCGCCTCGATGTTCCGCGACATCAAGGCCGGCCTGCCGGTCGAGGCCGATCACGTGATCGGCGACCTCATCGCCCGCGCCGATTCAGCGAAGGTGCCGGTGCCGAAGCTGCGCATCGCGTATACGCATCTGAAGGCGTATGAGAAGCAGCGCGTGAGCTGA
- a CDS encoding 2-hydroxychromene-2-carboxylate isomerase — MTRTAPQFLFDFGSPNAYLSHLAIPAIEQRIGVKFEYVPILLGGIFKSTNNRSPAETLAGIKNKREFQQIETERFIKRFKVQPYVFNPNFPVNTLNLMRAAIAAQLEGVFETYVDAAFYHMWREPKKMDDPEVAAKALASSGLDAQKLFARAQEPEVKGKLIRNTEEAVARGAFGSPTFFVGDEMFFGKEQLREVEEMVLEK, encoded by the coding sequence TTGACCCGCACAGCCCCGCAATTCCTGTTCGATTTCGGCAGCCCGAACGCCTATCTCAGCCATCTCGCCATCCCCGCAATCGAACAGCGCATCGGCGTCAAGTTCGAATATGTTCCGATCCTGCTCGGCGGCATCTTCAAATCGACCAACAACAGATCGCCGGCCGAGACGCTCGCCGGCATCAAGAACAAGCGCGAATTCCAGCAGATTGAGACCGAGCGCTTCATCAAGCGCTTCAAGGTTCAGCCCTACGTCTTCAATCCCAACTTCCCCGTCAACACGCTGAACCTGATGCGCGCTGCGATCGCGGCGCAGCTGGAGGGCGTGTTCGAGACATATGTCGACGCCGCCTTCTATCACATGTGGCGCGAGCCGAAGAAGATGGACGATCCTGAAGTGGCGGCGAAGGCGCTGGCGTCCTCGGGGCTCGATGCCCAAAAGCTGTTCGCCCGCGCGCAGGAGCCGGAGGTGAAGGGCAAGCTGATCAGGAACACCGAGGAGGCGGTGGCACGGGGCGCGTTCGGCTCGCCGACCTTCTTCGTCGGTGACGAGATGTTTTTCGGTAAGGAGCAGCTGCGCGAGGTCGAGGAGATGGTGCTGGAGAAGTGA